The following proteins are co-located in the Podarcis raffonei isolate rPodRaf1 chromosome 5, rPodRaf1.pri, whole genome shotgun sequence genome:
- the LOC128413522 gene encoding polycystin family receptor for egg jelly-like gives MHLLLFFTLLFLGWGRFQYAAAMTPYLLLPPLLVTCSDQQNYIHQLQEDKRQTSCLQDGHPGHNHLTAVRFVSKTGKQQTVLPSAHCCWRWKVAFMCKMILWSGRIVLGPKLARGDIHPSRCILIQCASPSCTTPACLHRNLSIEVYGQDVQLFLLWPLTRPIHERQLVQLGWCAYLNTSSWRSHYSSRQGRLLPTSCHPDSAHLAHYHSGELHHKCKSFFSYRLTVHYMHQGIYISSLHIKQRPQIRLSLDLQVEPILLHICSTHSKLLSISHKSISLSWSLLPVNSQKIAYRLWDVKGRRVWSTFYNPYALQNNYTVVHIPQHSRKKTVASIYFCVDEAASGELGGELGYSNTTLNLTSKSEPRAHLTLNTQEIKMGTYIFSRTQGLYYFAQGGNAASSSGNLSSTHYFFYQHQSLSYLIAIEFIQLRWYKFSVHLYLNRKGALLSYFSRKDIEIHIFNSGPSFLQSVVYIVWFIPVQHPLLQFKWAFNLEYFDSRKEYLFWNNTYAYRDRVRNAAQFIPHTVLPFNPALYAGYVAQVNCTRTGKTQAALKATVHTYASKTVESTVTCLQMSCLIKKVKIQKPHPKNCILNHIKRVPFTLSADTEVNCPGSKLRDLTWKIYKIPDVNSTPDWSKPFNAPGIGSRNLLVLEVPASSLDYGLYLFNFTVKLIAMDTLESVEDSDSVFVAIGPGSLVAVIAGGAVQTVGFSSQWTLDGSASSDPDAAQPFEGLTFTWYCTKQKTDFASMILSGNGKCYPEQVDLKWTASSDPVQTVLPKTLQENVVYYFLLVVQKGSRTAQAQQMIHVRSDSALMLNITCIENCGRSIIPTERFCLSGKCLNCRKSSRPLYHWSLFSPSSTEIHFDWDSKTTTGRSSPYLCIRSLSFVNMREQSYMLVLKVSMWKGESSVYSYLFFVNFPPVPGKCVLSPAMGMSFLTKFIVHCSGFKDKNLPLTYKVKAVSDKWTSTRLHSPDNGILGTIVYCGHQPKTPPTFLPTGALTVYVEIYDALGAYSQITLQTTVNSPLKGKQNDAIINELHDLTHGPTAPIASFLKSGDYFRAGYFVYMVASTLNDIETLQKFHSSKTELREILLNRSAAIPTIDVTGTNQMISSISQITQETTEINRKSQLLAIRKLKDLSEEVQRQSNDNLGSKETEVLCTSIFAGLSNVLKAALSEHRTVHKIGVKETISVSEILADLILQGKVPGESETIMEANGWSITLRKDEKWDVISAFSKRKDCRNCFYPKMRLENNELPVDAVISTVVYEFDKNPFPWLPNTDNIGTMVTGFKMIGTKSNGDMRGIMPDTAEIIMTRKNEETVIFELMMGHGSKLPKTTGEFSFEVCKNSKDIFIQIMPKLKVTFQAFVYLGLRNSNLAVAAFSIFHNKPAIPRRNSSSNNGCALQTPYIFCLSQTLLRTIFQGNSAKQLNISIVLQSDLSVSQLVGIVIFTANCLHMDGVQSHWKEDLCSLGPQTSWQKLHCICTGKKRIPRTANSQPRRTYRDNINFLAGEVTAYPSPVEMKKVQLTQNDKNPVTMLTVLFILIVYIFLAIWTIRKDRADLKSRDHAIVLPDNDPFDQVCYLVTIYTGSRFGAATTANVFIQLIGQSAVSDVHCLRHPKHPTFLRGAIDTFLLTSKNDLGEVYCLQVWHNNAGSSPDWFLSRVKVENIYSKQSWVFMCRKWFALDKADGLIERTLVVTQPAAPLNKIDFLMINIANDLVDCHLWFSIFAPVCSTSLNRLQRLSCCLAILLCILLINVMFFNADEDRNMFSEELQYLRSIIIGIQSAFIAFPLQMIVTASLKYSQKEPSPLNAMETYPPEYSAFMSGDFRNWQERLQKWYLVETGSNIPGPNFPRRLSSVSESSELEQSKKIKWRQAGKSWTNCTISEGDANVIATEEDITQDSTPNINSSNNYVKNDMYPQIKPPNIPHMLFYRKPQIVFSWWNQSILWMVALVISAVSSFFIIFYGLHYDYEASFEWLTASTISFSACVFLLQTLTIGIFSALETLYPKYCENVPWSSKNTFLEINLEDATMDADDMRELHYDLVRARGTKHYQPLEEDEITIFKKKQKIEQQAFIFIKDIICHFVFLILVLNIAYSMENTASFYYNQDIQNKFSPELSSITKIEHIYSWLSNVFLPLIHNNNKPSYLSDTWSKILGLPRMRQVRAKNTIKECFYPHSFVHKFVISTSHCLPKYGHDSEEQRNHFGSWANTANRSVSNNFANFPGFTYHSLPDPWQYNSYGELNTYGAGGYTFDFYPEEQLHNSTKRINALKGSSWLDENTWALIVEMTTFNPDVDLFCSISVVFEISNLGPVNTSLMIHSYTLPIFKQLSGMKKFVYIAVGYILVFYIIDEFSVVEQQRLKYIKTVSNLINFGIKGVCVFFLLQLAFKFKLASAITELFLLHPDEFVPFHKVSHVDQTLRITLGFLVFLIVLKTLRYSRFFYDVRLAQRSILAALPGICSMALVVAVYFFVYMAFGYLVFGQHEWNYNTMTHSAQTVFSYCVSAFKDTAFTSNRILGGLFLASFMMVMICVLINLFQAVIMSAYEDMKQPVYEEPSDEAEVVNFLFHKIRRVWFFVTCRSASTAEAELFNRVLFGHPERKSTHHLGLKARKINGKKMVYLVI, from the coding sequence ATGCACCTTCTATTATTCTTCACTCTCCTCTTCTTAGGCTGGGGTCGTTTTCAATATGCAGCAGCCATGACCCCTTATTTACTGCTACCTCCATTGCTGGTCACATGCTCTGACCAACAAAACTACATCCATCAGCTACAAGAGGACAAACGCCAGACTTCATGTCTGCAGGATGGGCATCCTGGGCATAATCATTTAACAGCTGTAAGATTTGTTTCAAAGACTGGGAAACAGCAGACAGTATTACCATCTGCTCACTGCTGCTGGCGCTGGAAGGTTGCTTTCATGTGTAAGATGATTCTTTGGTCAGGCCGGATAGTGCTGGGCCCTAAGTTAGCAAGAGGAGACATCCATCCATCCCGCTGCATCCTCATACAGTGTGCGTCACCTTCCTGCACAACACCTGCATGCCTTCACCGCAACCTGAGCATTGAAGTGTATGGGCAGGATGTCCAACTCTTCCTGCTCTGGCCGCTCACACGTCCCATCCACGAGCGGCAGCTGGTGCAGCTGGGCTGGTGTGCATACCTCAATACTTCAAGTTGGCGTTCTCACTACAGCAGTCGGCAGGGTCGGCTCCTCCCCACCAGCTGTCATCCAGATTCTGCACACTTAGCCCACTACCATAGTGGTGAACTGCACCACAAGTGCAAATCCTTCTTCAGCTATCGCCTGACTGTGCATTACATGCACCAAGGGATATATATTTCGTCCCTCCACATTAAGCAGAGGCCCCAGATTAGACTTAGCCTCGATTTGCAGGTGGAACCCATTCTGCTACACATTTGCAGTACCCATTCCAAATTGCTCAGCATCTCTCATAAGAGCATCAGCCTCTCTTGGAGCCTCCTACCTGTCAACTCCCAAAAAATAGCCTACAGACTATGGGATGTTAAAGGTAGAAGGGTCTGGTCTACTTTCTACAATCCGTATGCTCTACAGAACAATTACACTGTTGTGCATATCCCACAGCATTCCAGGAAGAAAACAGTGGCCAGTATCTACTTTTGTGTAGATGAGGCGGCCTCTGGGGAGCTAGGTGGAGAACTTGGTTACTCTAATACCACCTTAAATCTAACATCAAAGAGTGAGCCCCGGGCGCACCTCACTCTCAACACACAGGAAATCAAGATGGGCACTTACATTTTTAGCCGCACACAGGGGCTTTACTATTTCGCCCAAGGAGGAAATGCTGCCAGTTCCTCTGGCAACCTCTCAAGCACTCACTACTTTTTCTATCAGCATCAGTCTCTGTCTTATTTGATCGCAATAGAGTTTATCCAACTACGGTGGTACAAGTTCAGTGTACATCTATACCTTAACAGGAAAGGAGCCCTTCTGAGTTATTTTTCAAGGAAAGATATAGAGATTCACATTTTCAACAGTGGTCCTTCTTTTTTACAAAGTGTGGTCTATATTGTGTGGTTTATTCCAGTGCAACACCCTCTCTTGCAATTCAAGTGGGCTTTCAACTTAGAATATTTTGATTCAAGGAAAGAATACCTCTTTTGGAACAATACCTATGCTTACAGGGATCGTGTCAGAAATGCTGCCCAATTCATTCCTCATACAGTTTTACCTTTCAACCCTGCCCTGTATGCAGGGTATGTGGCCCAGGTAAACTGCACAAGAACTGGGAagactcaagctgctttgaaagCTACAGTCCACACTTATGCTTCAAAGACTGTGGAATCCACAGTGACTTGCCTTCAAATGAGTTGTTTAATTAAGAAAGTGAAGATCCAGAAACCTCATCCTAAAAACTGTATCTTAAACCATATTAAAAGGGTACCATTTACTTTGTCTGCTGACACAGAGGTGAATTGTCCAGGTTCTAAACTACGAGACCTAACCTGGAAAATCTACAAAATCCCAGATGTGAACAGTACTCCAGACTGGTCAAAACCATTTAATGCGCCTGGCATTGGAAGCAGAAATCTTCTCGTGTTAGAAGTTCCTGCATCTAGCTTAGATTATGGTTTGTACCTCTTTAATTTTACAGTGAAATTAATTGCAATGGATACTTTGGAGAGTGTGGAAGACTCTGATTCAGTGTTTGTAGCAATTGGACCAGGTAGTCTTGTGGCTGTCATTGCTGGAGGTGCTGTGCAGACAGTTGGTTTTTCTAGCCAGTGGACTCTGGATGGATCCGCTTCTTCTGATCCTGATGCAGCCCAACCCTTTGAAGGACTCACATTTACTTGGTACTGCACTAAACAAAAAACAGACTTTGCATCCATGATCTTAAGTGGAAATGGAAAATGTTATCCAGAACAAGTGGATTTGAAATGGACAGCTTCCTCTGACCCAGTTCAAACAGTTCTACCCAAAACGCTTCAGGAAAATGTTGTTTATTATTTTCTCCTGGTAGTTCAAAAAGGAAGCCGAACGGCTCAAGCTCAGCAAATGATACATGTGCGGTCTGACTCTGCACTGATGCTGAATATCACATGTATTGAAAATTGTGGTAGGTCAATAATACCAACAGAAAGATTTTGTCTTTCTGGTAAATGTCTAAATTGCAGAAAATCTAGCAGACCACTCTACCACTGGTCACTTTTCTCACCAAGTTCCACCGAAATACATTTTGACTGGGACTCTAAGACTACAACTGGAAGATCAAGTCCATACTTATGTATACGTTCTTTGAGTTTTGTGAATATGAGAGAACAATCATATATGCTTGTTTTAAAAGTGAGTATGTGGAAAGGAGAGTCATCAGTCTATAGTTACTTATTTTTTGTAAACTTTCCACCAGTACCGGGAAAGTGTGTCCTTAGCCCTGCCATGGGAATGTCATTCTTAACAAAATTCATTGTTCACTGTAGTGGGTTTAAAGATAAAAATTTGCCTCTTACATATAAAGTCAAAGCAGTATCAGATAAATGGACCTCTACTAGACTACATTCTCCAGACAACGGTATATTGGGGACAATTGTGTATTGTGGACATCAGCCTAAAACTCCACCAACTTTTTTACCCACTGGTGCTTTAACAGTATATGTTGAAATTTATGATGCACTTGGAGCATACTCCCAAATAACTTTACAGACAACAGTGAATAGTCCATTGAAAGGTAAGCAAAATGATGCCATAATAAATGAATTACATGATTTAACCCATGGACCCACAGCTCCAATAGCATCTTTTCTCAAAAGTGGAGACTATTTTAGGGCAGGTTATTTTGTCTACATGGTGGCTTCTACTTTAAATGATATTGAAACCTTGCAAAAATTTCATTCCTCTAAAACTGAACTGCGGGAAATCCTTCTAAATAGGTCTGCAGCTATCCCTACAATAGACGTAACAGGGACAAACCAAATGATCTCAAGTATTTCTCAGATAACACAGGAaaccactgaaataaataggaaATCGCAACTACTTGCCATCAGAAAACTCAAAGATTTAAGTGAAGAAGTGCAAAGgcagagcaatgacaacctaggTTCTAAAGAAACAGAGGTTCTTTGCACTAGTATTTTTGCAGGGTTGTCCAATGTCCTGAAAGCTGCTCTGTCAGAACATAGAACTGTTCACAAAATTGGGGTTAAGGAAACCATCTCTGTCAGTGAGATTTTAGCGGACCTAATTTTACAAGGTAAAGTTCCTGGAGAGAGTGAAACTATTATGGAAGCCAATGGTTGGAGCATCACATTAAGAAAAGATGAAAAGTGGGATGTTATCAGTGCTTTCTCAAAGAGAAAAGACTGCAGGAACTGCTTTTATCCCAAAATGAGACTGGAGAACAATGAATTACCAGTGGATGCTGTGATCTCCACTGTTGTTTATGAGTTTGACAAGAATCCTTTTCCTTGGTTGCCAAATACAGATAACATTGGCACAATGGTGACTGGATTCAAGATGATAGGGACCAAATCTAATGGTGACATGCGTGGAATCATGCCTGATACAGCAGAAATTATAATGACCAGAAAAAATGAAGAAACTGTCATCTTTGAGTTGATGATGGGACATGGCAGCAAACTCCCTAAAACAACTGGAGAATTTAGTTTTGAAGTCTGTAAGAATTCCAAAGATATTTTCATTCAGATTATGCCAAAACTAAAGGTCACTTTCCAGGCATTTGTATACCTAGGTTTAAGGAACAGCAATCTTGCTGTAGCGGCTTTTAGTATTTTCCATAACAAACCTGCAATACCAAGGAGAAATAGCTCCAGTAATAATGGCTGTGCACTTCAGACTCCGTACATATTTTGTCTTTCCCAGACATTGCTCAGAACAATATTCCAAGGCAACAGTGCAAAACAATTGAACATATCCATTGTTTTACAATCCGACCTTTCTGTAAGTCAGCTAGTTGGCATTGTGATTTTTACTGCCAACTGCTTACACATGGATGGAGTCCAAAGTCATTGGAAAGAAGACCTCTGCAGCCTTGGCCCTCAGACCAGTTGGCAAAAATTACATTGCATTTGCACAGGCAAAAAGCGTATTCCAAGGACTGCAAATTCTCAGCCAAGAAGAACCTACAGAGATAACATCAACTTTTTGGCTGGGGAAGTAACTGCATATCCCAGTCCAGTAGAAATGAAAAAGGTCCAGTTAACCCAAAACGACAAAAATCCTGTGACAATGTTGACGGTACTTTTCATTTTGATAGTATACATCTTCTTGGCTATTTGGACAATAAGAAAAGATAGGGCCGATTTGAAGAGCAGAGACCATGCCATAGTCTTGCCAGACAATGATCCTTTTGATCAAGTGTGCTACCTGGTCACAATATACACAGGCAGCCGTTTTGGAGCAGCAACCACAGCCAATGTTTTTATTCAGCTAATCGGCCAAAGTGCTGTCAGTGACGTACATTGCTTAAGACACCCCAAACACCCGACTTTTCTTCGAGGGGCCATTGATACTTTTCTCTTGACGAGTAAGAATGACCTCGGAGAAGTTTATTGCCTTCAAGTCTGGCACAATAATGCAGGTTCTTCCCCTGATTGGTTCTTGAGTAGAGTCAAAGTGGAAAACATATACTCCAAACAGTCTTGGGTGTTCATGTGCCGGAAATGGTTTGCTCTTGACAAGGCAGACGGCCTAATAGAGAGGACATTAGTTGTTACTCAGCCAGCAGCACCTTTAAACAAAATTGATTTCTTAATGATAAACATTGCCAATGACCTGGTGGATTGTCACTTATGGTTCTCGATCTTTGCTCCTGTCTGTTCAACTTCTTTGAACAGGCTTCAACGGCTTTCTTGTTGTTTAGCAATACTGTTGTGCATCCTGCTTATCAACGTTATGTTCTTCAACGCAGATGAGGATCGAAACATGTTTTCTGAAGAGTTACAATATTTGAGATCCATAATAATCGGAATCCAAAGTGCTTTCAttgcttttcctttgcaaatgaTTGTAACAGCTTCCCTGAAATATTCTCAGAAGGAACCTTCACCACTGAATGCAATGGAGACCTACCCTCCAGAATACTCTGCTTTCATGTCTGGGGACTTTAGAAATTGGCAGGAGCGTCTGCAGAAGTGGTACCTTGTAGAAACTGGTTCAAACATCCCAGGACCTAATTTCCCAAGGAGGCTTTCCAGTGTCTCAGAATCATCCGAACTGGAACAATCAAAAAAGATAAAATGGCGACAGGCAGGAAAAAGTTGGACCAACTGCACAATTTCTGAGGGTGATGCAAATGTAATTGCAACAGAAGAGGACATAACCCAAGATTCTACGCCCAATATCAATTCTAGTAATAATTATGTAAAGAATGATATGTATCCTCAGATAAAACCACCAAATATTCCCCACATGCTCTTTTATAGAAAGCCACAAATAGTGTTTTCATGGTGGAATCAATCTATTTTGTGGATGGTGGCCTTGGTCATATCTGCCGTGTCATCATTTTTTATCATATTTTATGGTCTACACTATGACTATGAAGCATCATTCGAGTGGCTAACAGCATCCACCATCTCTTTTTCTGCATGTGTATTTTTGCTTCAAACTCTgaccatagggattttttcagcctTGGAGACACTTTATCCCAAATACTGTGAAAATGTTCCATGGTCAAGCAAAAACACCTTCTTAGAGATTAATCTGGAAGATGCAACTATGGATGCTGATGATATGCGAGAATTGCATTATGATCTCGTAAGAGCGAGAGGTACCAAGCACTACCAACCCCTGGAAGAGGATGAAATcacaatttttaagaaaaaacagaAGATTGAACAACAAGCTTTCATTTTCATAAAGGACATAATATGTCACTTTGTCTTTTTAATTCTTGTTTTAAATATTGCTTACTCAATGGAAAACACTGCTAGTTTTTACTACAACCAGGATATTCAAAACAAGTTCTCTCCGGAGCTTTCAAGTATCACTAAAATAGAGCACATTTACAGTTGGCTTAGCAATGTCTTTCTGCCTTTGATCCACAACAATAACAAACCATCCTATCTTTCAGATACCTGGTCCAAAATCCTTGGGTTACCCAGAATGCGGCAAGTTAGAGCAAAGAATACAATAAAAGAATGTTTCTATCCACATAGTTTTGTACATAAATTTGTGATTAGTACAAGCCATTGTCTTCCCAAGTACGGCCATGACAGTGAAGAGCAAAGAAACCACTTTGGGTCTTGGGCAAACACAGCCAATAGGTCTGTTTCAAATAATTTTGCCAATTTTCCAGGCTTCACTTACCACTCCCTCCCTGATCCTTGGCAATATAATTCATATGGAGAACTAAACACTTATGGAGCAGGAGGATACACTTTTGATTTTTATCCAGAAGAGCAACTGCATAACTCAACAAAAAGAATCAATGCTTTAAAAGGGAGCAGCTGGCTTGATGAAAATACCTGGGCACTGATAGTTGAGATGACAACTTTTAATCCAGATGTCGATTTATTTTGCAGTATCTCGGTTGTATTTGAGATTTCTAATTTAGGCCCTGTTAACACAAGCTTGATGATCCATTCATACACACTCCCCATTTTCAAGCAGCTAAGTGGTATGAAAAAGTTTGTCTATATAGCTGTTGGCTATATTCTTGTCTTTTACATCATCGATGAGTTTTCTGTGGTGGAGCAACAAAGGCTAAAATACATAAAAACTGTttcaaatttaattaattttgggataaagggtgtgtgtgtcttcttccttttgcagcttgccttcaAATTTAAATTGGCTTCTGCAAtaacagaattgtttttactTCACCCAGATGAATTTGTTCCATTCCATAAAGTTTCCCATGTTGATCAAACATTGCGGATAACTCTGGGTTTCTTGGTCTTCCTCATCGTCTTGAAAACTCTCCGGTATTCCCGATTCTTTTACGATGTGCGCCTGGCTCAGCGATCTATTTTAGCAGCCCTTCCTGGCATCTGTTCTATGGCTTTAGTGGTGGCGGTGTACTTCTTTGTATACATGGCATTCGGTTATCTGGTATTTGGACAACACGAATGGAATTACAACACAATGACTCATTCTGCTCAGACAGTATTCTCTTACTGTGTTTCGGCTTTTAAAGACACTGCCTTTACGTCCAATAGGATTCTGGGGGGTCTCTTTCTAGCTTCATTCATGATGGTGATGATCTGCGTTTTGATCAATTTATTTCAAGCTGTGATTATGTCTGCCTATGAGGACATGAAGCAACCCGTCTATGAAGAGCCTTCTGATGAAGCAGAGGTAGTAAATTTTCTGTTTCATAAGATTCGCAGGGTCTGGTTTTTTGTAACCTGCAGGTCAGCGTCCACAGCTGAGGCAGAGCTTTTCAACAGAGTTCTGTTTGGGCATCCTGAGAGGAAAAGCACACACCACCTGGGGCTCAAAGCCAGAAAAATAAACGGCAAAAAAATGGTTTATCTTGTCATTTGA
- the CDPF1 gene encoding cysteine-rich DPF motif domain-containing protein 1, producing MKCSKESQCCGTFECELCGLTAPYSYYGQKPPNAACVTLLEECYVMKDPFTSDKDKFLILGSQCSLCCKHVCVGTDCSLFYAKRFCLPCLKLHLNEFPVEIRQDLEKKTHSQHQSSKKGDSKTSKKN from the exons ATGAAGTGCAGCAAGGAGTCCCAGTGCTGTGGCACTTTTGAGTGTGAGTTGTGTGGATTAACTGCCCCGTACAGCTACTACGGACAGAAACCTCCAAATGCTGCCTGTGTTAC CCTTCTGGAGGAATGCTATGTCATGAAGGATCCATTCACCTCTGACAAGGACAAATTCCTAATACTTGGATCCCAGTGCAGTTTGTGTTGCAAGCATGTGTGTGTTGGCACA GACTGTAGCCTTTTCTACGCAAAAAGATTCTGCCTTCCCTGTCTTAAGTTACACTTAAATGAGTTTCCAGTGGAAATAAGGCAAGATTTGGAAAAGAAAACTCATTCTCAACACCAATCTTCAAAAAAGGGAGATTCCAAGACTTCAAAGAAAAACTAG